The following coding sequences lie in one Enterococcus sp. 9E7_DIV0242 genomic window:
- the atpD gene encoding F0F1 ATP synthase subunit beta, which produces MSSGKIIEVIGPVVDVEFSLDQPLPDINNALVVYKNGKDKQKVVLEVALELGDGIIRTISMESTDGLQRGMEVIDTGKPISVPVGKETLGRVFNVLGDTIDLEEPFPEDAVRSGIHKKAPTFDELSTSNEILETGIKVIDLLAPYLKGGKVGLFGGAGVGKTVLIQELIHNIAQEHGGISVFTGVGERTREGNDLYYEMKDSGVIEKTAMVFGQMNEPPGARMRVALTGLTIAEYFRDVEGQDVLLFIDNIFRFTQAGSEVSALLGRMPSAVGYQPTLATEMGQLQERITSTKKGSITSIQAIYVPADDYTDPAPATAFAHLDATTNLERRLTEQGIYPAVDPLASSSSALAPEIVGQEHYEVATEVQHVLQRYRELQDIIAILGMDELSDNEKVLVGRARRIQFFLSQNFNVAEQFTGQPGSYVPVEETVKGFKEILEGKHDELPEEAFRSVGQIEDVIEKAKTLNY; this is translated from the coding sequence ATGAGTTCAGGAAAAATCATTGAAGTCATTGGACCGGTTGTTGATGTTGAGTTTTCTTTAGATCAACCACTACCTGACATAAATAATGCATTAGTTGTATACAAAAACGGCAAAGACAAACAAAAAGTAGTCCTTGAAGTAGCGTTGGAGCTTGGAGACGGAATCATCCGTACCATTTCAATGGAATCTACAGATGGCCTGCAAAGAGGTATGGAGGTCATTGATACAGGGAAACCCATTTCTGTTCCTGTAGGGAAGGAAACACTTGGACGTGTGTTCAACGTATTGGGTGATACCATCGATTTGGAAGAACCATTTCCGGAAGATGCAGTAAGAAGCGGTATCCACAAAAAAGCCCCTACTTTTGATGAATTGAGCACAAGTAATGAAATTCTTGAAACAGGGATCAAAGTTATCGATTTACTGGCTCCTTATTTAAAGGGTGGTAAAGTTGGTTTGTTCGGTGGTGCCGGTGTTGGTAAAACTGTATTGATCCAAGAGCTGATCCACAACATAGCACAAGAACATGGAGGAATTTCCGTGTTTACAGGTGTTGGAGAGCGGACCCGTGAAGGGAACGATCTTTACTATGAAATGAAGGATTCCGGCGTTATTGAAAAAACTGCTATGGTGTTCGGTCAGATGAACGAGCCGCCAGGTGCACGTATGCGTGTGGCGTTGACAGGCTTGACGATTGCGGAATATTTCAGGGATGTTGAAGGTCAGGATGTATTGCTATTTATTGATAACATATTCCGATTCACACAAGCAGGTTCGGAAGTATCAGCCTTGTTGGGCCGTATGCCTTCAGCTGTTGGTTACCAGCCAACGCTGGCGACAGAAATGGGTCAGTTACAAGAGCGGATCACATCAACGAAAAAAGGATCGATTACATCGATTCAAGCCATCTATGTACCAGCCGATGACTATACCGATCCAGCTCCGGCGACAGCCTTCGCCCATTTGGATGCAACAACGAATCTGGAACGTCGTCTGACTGAGCAAGGGATTTATCCCGCAGTCGATCCTTTGGCGTCTTCTTCAAGTGCTTTAGCTCCAGAAATTGTTGGACAAGAGCATTATGAAGTAGCAACAGAGGTGCAGCATGTATTGCAGCGTTACCGTGAATTACAAGATATTATTGCAATTTTAGGGATGGATGAGCTATCTGACAATGAGAAGGTTCTGGTAGGTAGAGCCCGTCGTATTCAATTCTTCCTATCTCAAAACTTCAATGTAGCGGAACAATTTACAGGTCAACCAGGTTCATATGTCCCTGTTGAAGAAACAGTCAAGGGCTTCAAAGAAATCCTTGAAGGGAAACATGACGAACTGCCTGAAGAAGCGTTCAGAAGTGTCGGCCAAATCGAAGATGTTATAGAAAAAGCGAAAACACTGAACTATTAG
- a CDS encoding F0F1 ATP synthase subunit gamma: protein MGASLNEIKQRIASTKKTSQITKAMQMVSAAKLTKSEVASKNFQEYAAKIRSIVTHLVASQLSDLEELTDDPNYPELNEYHAMLTNRPIKKTGYIVITSDKGLVGGYNSSILKQTMTMLQDDHENQEEYVLIAIGSVGADFFKTRGYNIAYELRGLTDQPSFDEVRKIVSAATAMFDSEVFDELYVCYNHHINSLTSQFRVEKMLPISDLDPDEDTGFEQEYILEPSKEAILDHLLPQYAESLIYGAIIDAKTAEHAAGMTAMKTATDNAKTIISDLTISYNRARQGAITQEITEIVAGAAALE, encoded by the coding sequence ATGGGCGCTTCATTGAATGAAATCAAACAACGTATTGCTTCAACGAAAAAGACCAGCCAGATCACGAAAGCGATGCAAATGGTCTCTGCTGCGAAGCTCACAAAATCAGAAGTCGCTTCTAAGAATTTTCAAGAGTATGCAGCGAAGATTCGTTCAATCGTGACGCATCTTGTTGCTTCTCAATTGAGTGATCTCGAAGAGCTGACGGATGATCCAAATTATCCTGAATTGAATGAGTATCATGCGATGCTGACGAACAGACCAATCAAAAAAACGGGTTACATTGTGATCACTTCAGATAAAGGTCTAGTAGGCGGCTATAATAGTTCGATTTTAAAGCAGACAATGACCATGCTTCAGGACGATCATGAGAACCAAGAAGAGTATGTCTTGATTGCAATCGGCAGTGTCGGTGCAGATTTTTTCAAAACAAGAGGATATAACATTGCATATGAGCTGAGAGGCTTGACTGACCAACCGTCATTTGACGAGGTTCGTAAGATTGTTTCAGCTGCTACAGCAATGTTTGACAGTGAAGTGTTTGATGAGCTGTATGTTTGTTACAATCATCATATCAATTCATTGACCAGTCAGTTTCGTGTTGAAAAAATGCTTCCAATTTCCGATTTGGACCCTGATGAAGATACTGGCTTTGAGCAGGAATACATTCTGGAACCTTCAAAAGAAGCAATCCTAGATCATTTGCTGCCGCAATATGCAGAAAGTCTGATTTACGGCGCAATTATTGATGCTAAAACGGCCGAACATGCGGCCGGTATGACGGCGATGAAGACAGCGACTGATAATGCAAAGACGATCATCAGTGATCTGACAATTTCCTACAACCGTGCTCGTCAGGGTGCGATCACACAGGAAATAACCGAAATCGTAGCGGGAGCAGCCGCACTGGAATAA